A genomic region of Runella rosea contains the following coding sequences:
- the dndD gene encoding DNA sulfur modification protein DndD, giving the protein MKFSNIQINNFRQYYNSVDVDLQTSNEKNIIIIGGRNGYGKTNFLLSIVWCLYGEKISQIDENFKKEIQKEKNYSSFMQQSINWTAKKENKTQFSVSIKISNIETPNPNIDTILIKRTFDISTMNETLSIVDINSKFELFDDENTKINYINDYIIPIDAAKFVFFDAEKIAEIANLSIKDEGSFINDALGKILGLDTYETLIDDIEFYINNLKKEGAPKNLHEQIINIEKAIEISEDQINNLEEENAERSKEIDDLKKRVREYENLIFQHSKLGNSTFDRNAIITDIDKLKSKEIELNERFNELSEIIPLAILTGKLEEVKEHLEIQEKNTLSQSSLKEYSEKIENFIELLFNKPPEPQNSTMSFKDKMFYYDKAQSLGLQLFKVNSEYTELEFEYDLNNSEKKLIEDAINLLNTQSKDLFESTIEEFNKIKIKLSDLNKTLSKIDAELEDELILEYSSKKETADFNISEKNRQIGENNQQITKLRGDIIRLNHQLIAFVKKVDINEQNKLKIKKSNQYIDVLNQFLDEQKNNHKDSLEKTILSELKLLMHKLNSEQNQTKFIEDVKVTILASGQGMKISLFDQDDNEIRKESLSSGEKQIYISCLIKSILKESVKNLPIFIDTPLGRLDEEHRDSITKKYYPTLSEQVILFSTNSEITPKRYKDISEYISKSYLLFSDGVNTNLKSGYFNTISND; this is encoded by the coding sequence ATGAAATTCTCAAATATCCAAATTAATAATTTCAGACAATATTACAATTCTGTAGATGTTGATCTTCAAACAAGTAACGAGAAGAACATCATAATAATTGGTGGTCGAAATGGCTACGGGAAAACAAATTTTTTGCTCTCAATTGTTTGGTGTTTATATGGTGAGAAAATATCTCAAATAGACGAAAATTTCAAGAAAGAAATCCAAAAAGAGAAAAACTACTCTTCTTTTATGCAACAATCAATTAACTGGACTGCAAAAAAAGAGAATAAAACTCAATTTTCAGTAAGTATCAAAATTTCAAATATTGAAACCCCTAATCCAAATATAGATACTATTTTAATAAAGAGAACTTTTGATATTTCTACAATGAACGAAACACTTTCAATTGTCGACATAAATTCAAAATTTGAATTATTCGATGATGAAAATACAAAAATAAACTATATAAACGATTATATCATTCCAATTGATGCAGCAAAATTTGTTTTTTTTGATGCGGAAAAAATTGCAGAAATTGCCAATTTGTCAATTAAAGATGAAGGCAGTTTTATAAATGACGCTTTAGGGAAAATATTGGGTTTAGATACATACGAGACGTTAATTGATGATATTGAGTTTTACATAAATAATTTAAAGAAAGAAGGTGCTCCTAAAAATTTGCATGAGCAAATTATTAATATTGAAAAAGCAATTGAGATTTCTGAAGATCAGATAAACAACCTTGAAGAAGAAAACGCAGAAAGGTCAAAAGAGATTGATGACTTAAAGAAAAGAGTTCGAGAATACGAAAACCTAATTTTTCAACACAGTAAACTAGGCAATTCAACCTTTGATAGAAATGCTATTATTACAGATATTGATAAACTAAAATCTAAAGAAATCGAACTCAACGAGCGTTTTAATGAATTAAGCGAAATCATTCCTCTAGCAATTTTAACTGGAAAACTAGAAGAGGTAAAAGAACATTTAGAAATTCAAGAAAAAAATACACTTTCACAAAGCTCTTTAAAAGAATATTCAGAAAAAATTGAAAATTTTATTGAATTACTTTTCAACAAACCGCCTGAACCTCAAAACTCAACCATGTCTTTTAAAGATAAAATGTTTTATTATGACAAGGCCCAATCTTTAGGTTTACAACTGTTCAAAGTAAATAGTGAATATACAGAACTTGAATTCGAATACGATCTCAATAATTCAGAGAAGAAACTCATAGAAGATGCTATTAATCTACTTAATACCCAATCAAAGGATTTGTTTGAATCTACAATAGAAGAATTCAATAAAATAAAAATAAAATTATCAGACTTGAATAAAACTTTAAGCAAGATAGATGCAGAACTTGAGGACGAATTAATTCTTGAATATTCTTCTAAGAAAGAAACAGCAGACTTTAATATTTCTGAAAAGAATAGACAAATTGGCGAAAACAATCAGCAAATTACAAAGCTTAGAGGCGACATTATAAGGCTTAATCATCAATTAATAGCATTTGTTAAGAAAGTTGATATAAACGAGCAGAATAAACTAAAAATCAAAAAAAGCAACCAGTATATTGATGTTTTAAATCAGTTCCTTGATGAACAAAAAAACAACCATAAAGACAGTTTGGAAAAAACAATTCTTTCTGAATTAAAATTACTTATGCACAAATTGAACAGTGAACAAAATCAAACTAAATTTATCGAAGATGTAAAAGTCACTATTTTAGCGTCGGGGCAAGGAATGAAAATTTCATTATTTGATCAAGATGATAATGAGATTAGAAAAGAAAGTCTATCGTCGGGGGAAAAACAAATATATATTTCCTGTTTAATTAAATCAATTTTAAAAGAATCAGTTAAAAATTTACCAATTTTTATAGATACACCATTAGGTAGACTTGATGAAGAACACAGAGATAGTATAACTAAAAAATATTATCCAACACTTTCAGAACAGGTAATTTTATTTTCTACCAATAGTGAAATTACACCCAAAAGGTATAAAGACATTTCAGAATACATTTCAAAATCATATTTACTATTTAGTGATGGAGTAAATACAAATTTAAAAAGCGGTTATTTTAACACTATAAGCAATGATTAG
- a CDS encoding DNA modification system-associated small protein — MKVVENKKLQEQRLKEISDEKGIDYNHLKSLIESVRTKKLLKRNNYHQQKINDIIEKSTK, encoded by the coding sequence ATGAAAGTCGTAGAAAATAAAAAATTACAAGAGCAAAGGCTTAAAGAAATATCCGATGAGAAAGGTATTGATTATAATCATTTAAAATCCTTAATTGAATCTGTTAGGACAAAAAAGTTGCTAAAAAGAAACAATTATCATCAACAAAAAATCAATGACATAATTGAAAAATCAACAAAATGA
- a CDS encoding protein kinase domain-containing protein → MFPSVSEYNQVIQSKGGTSLKTLSNLTFIPSRITPIKIYSYGSGAFAVVFKAKDELDNKYAIRCFTSAENDKIERYREVSSYLRKIDTTWQTEFELLEAEIKVGNRGYPIIKMDWVEGELLNDYIGHKLHDNKALTELQKQLVEVSKSLEKHKVGHGDLQCGNVIVSKNDGGESVVKLIDYDGMYVPPLSGKHSLERGLTEFQHPERSHLDYNEKIDRFSFWVIICAIEALKYDKSLWLEVMQGGFNTLQNTLFIGQDFIDFDNSALVQRLSRLNKPSLSFYLSKLRAFCDSLPENVEQITMFKSPNQEQGNNDFTEPIATQPKTDFIKILSNPSGATIFNSAFQKIGTTPCVLDKDEYTAKTLRLKYEDQYTTVFINKNQSEIWINFQQKNPPIIIKTQQPVPAPQDNEWVKVVIFVIAFTVIVLAIISLGKKQENIVYPPTTDSTLVANDISVAVDTTAILVDTTAILSDAPPNNFAELDTSAVDTAVSSGTLSNNTTAEEISMIFLLALNNADCERAWQVTYNPFWEKKGKAWFCSSQAFGGVNKVEITEVTEVSNDGLKAIVHAKYYASDTYNGAGYYDQYFDLTKLNNKWYIVKIINSN, encoded by the coding sequence ATGTTTCCGAGCGTTTCTGAATATAATCAGGTGATTCAAAGTAAAGGAGGTACTTCGTTAAAAACGCTGTCAAATTTAACTTTCATACCTTCAAGAATCACACCTATCAAGATTTACTCGTATGGTAGTGGGGCTTTTGCTGTGGTTTTCAAAGCAAAAGACGAATTAGATAATAAATATGCGATACGTTGTTTTACAAGTGCTGAAAATGATAAAATAGAACGATACCGAGAAGTTTCTTCTTATCTGAGAAAAATTGACACCACTTGGCAAACAGAATTTGAACTATTAGAGGCAGAAATCAAAGTAGGAAACAGGGGCTATCCAATTATTAAAATGGATTGGGTAGAAGGAGAGTTGTTGAATGATTATATCGGACATAAACTTCATGATAATAAAGCACTTACCGAACTGCAAAAACAACTTGTTGAGGTTAGCAAAAGTTTGGAGAAGCATAAAGTTGGACATGGAGACCTACAATGTGGAAATGTTATCGTTAGCAAGAATGACGGAGGTGAGAGTGTAGTCAAATTAATAGATTATGATGGAATGTATGTCCCTCCACTTTCGGGAAAACACAGCCTTGAGAGAGGATTAACAGAATTCCAACATCCCGAACGTTCACATCTTGACTATAATGAGAAAATAGACAGGTTTTCATTTTGGGTGATTATTTGTGCCATAGAAGCATTAAAATACGATAAAAGTCTATGGTTAGAAGTGATGCAAGGAGGTTTCAATACATTGCAAAACACATTATTTATTGGTCAAGATTTTATAGACTTTGATAATTCTGCGCTTGTTCAACGTCTCTCCAGGCTTAATAAGCCTTCTCTATCATTTTACTTGTCAAAGCTGAGAGCTTTTTGCGATTCATTGCCAGAAAATGTGGAGCAGATAACAATGTTTAAAAGCCCTAATCAAGAACAAGGCAATAATGACTTTACCGAACCCATAGCTACGCAACCTAAAACTGATTTTATAAAAATACTTTCTAACCCTTCGGGGGCTACCATTTTTAATAGTGCTTTTCAAAAAATTGGTACCACCCCTTGTGTCTTAGATAAAGATGAATACACTGCTAAAACTCTTAGATTGAAGTATGAAGACCAATACACTACTGTTTTTATTAATAAAAATCAGTCAGAAATATGGATTAACTTTCAACAAAAAAATCCACCTATAATAATAAAAACTCAACAACCTGTACCTGCTCCGCAAGATAATGAATGGGTAAAAGTAGTTATATTTGTAATTGCATTTACTGTCATTGTGCTTGCCATAATAAGTTTAGGAAAAAAACAAGAAAACATAGTCTATCCTCCTACAACAGACTCCACTTTGGTTGCCAATGACATAAGTGTTGCTGTTGATACTACTGCTATATTAGTTGATACTACTGCTATATTATCTGATGCACCACCTAATAATTTTGCTGAACTTGATACGTCTGCCGTTGATACTGCTGTATCATCTGGCACACTATCTAATAATACTACTGCCGAAGAAATAAGCATGATATTCTTGTTAGCCTTGAATAATGCAGATTGCGAAAGAGCTTGGCAAGTAACTTATAATCCATTTTGGGAGAAAAAAGGGAAGGCATGGTTTTGTTCATCCCAAGCTTTTGGAGGTGTAAATAAGGTAGAAATTACAGAAGTAACTGAAGTTAGTAATGATGGGCTAAAAGCCATTGTGCATGCAAAATACTATGCATCAGATACATATAATGGAGCAGGATATTATGACCAATACTTTGACTTGACAAAACTTAATAACAAATGGTACATTGTAAAAATTATAAATAGTAACTAA
- a CDS encoding PP2C family serine/threonine-protein phosphatase, whose product MALKILQLHKRASYKYNYIQDKYAYSQETRCYAIADGATQSFNPELWADLITKRFIENPAFEPDALIGLFKSCAEEFSKLKYEFSPNPAIASLERDKLKRGATSTFIGAIIKNDNTLSIISCGDSNTFILRSDKIISFPSTSLDELDEKKHFLNTAKLSDNEINKDFFVQHVIHLQQGDTIILASDALSRLMLKNPSTCNTLLQINDFENLHTFCLEQWEQRWLEEDDITAIIIQDIHSEAVQEIFPPTDFSFPKEKEFEFIPSELNYYNNELTGNDMQQLFQEITRLRQDLSEIRKDSKLQKTLLIICVGLITILNLFFLYNNFQNKEEEKIKRLESQVQDYEAKVEEKITEIKKLKDKIENSEKKTSTDKIQQDTQIDTIQNGLKKETVKPKKHKN is encoded by the coding sequence ATGGCTCTAAAAATTCTTCAATTACACAAAAGAGCATCTTATAAGTACAATTATATACAAGATAAGTATGCTTACTCACAGGAAACCAGATGCTATGCTATCGCTGATGGTGCTACCCAAAGTTTTAACCCAGAACTATGGGCAGACCTCATAACAAAAAGATTTATTGAAAATCCAGCATTTGAACCTGATGCTTTGATTGGGCTTTTTAAGAGCTGTGCCGAAGAATTTTCAAAACTAAAGTACGAGTTTAGTCCTAACCCTGCCATTGCTTCACTTGAAAGGGACAAGCTAAAAAGAGGGGCAACATCTACGTTCATTGGTGCCATAATTAAGAATGATAATACATTGTCAATTATTAGCTGTGGAGATTCAAACACTTTTATTCTAAGGTCAGATAAAATCATATCATTTCCCTCTACATCTTTAGATGAGTTAGACGAAAAAAAGCATTTTTTGAATACCGCTAAACTATCTGATAATGAAATAAATAAGGATTTTTTTGTCCAGCATGTCATTCATCTTCAACAAGGTGATACCATAATTTTGGCCAGTGATGCCCTCAGTAGGTTGATGTTGAAAAACCCCAGTACTTGTAATACTCTACTGCAAATCAACGATTTTGAAAATTTACACACATTTTGTTTAGAACAGTGGGAACAAAGGTGGCTCGAAGAAGATGATATAACTGCAATTATAATTCAAGATATTCATTCTGAGGCTGTTCAAGAAATATTCCCACCTACTGATTTTAGCTTCCCAAAAGAGAAAGAGTTTGAGTTTATTCCCTCAGAATTAAACTACTACAATAACGAACTAACAGGTAATGATATGCAACAACTGTTTCAAGAAATTACTCGACTAAGACAGGATTTGTCTGAAATCAGGAAAGATTCCAAACTTCAAAAAACACTTTTGATAATTTGCGTAGGGCTAATAACTATCCTTAATCTATTTTTTCTATACAATAATTTTCAAAACAAAGAAGAAGAGAAAATTAAACGCTTAGAAAGTCAAGTACAGGATTATGAAGCGAAAGTAGAAGAAAAAATTACTGAGATTAAGAAACTTAAAGACAAAATCGAAAACTCCGAAAAGAAGACCAGTACAGATAAAATACAACAGGATACCCAAATTGATACTATCCAAAACGGTTTGAAAAAAGAAACAGTAAAACCCAAAAAGCATAAAAACTAA
- a CDS encoding vWA domain-containing protein: MFDLRNLTISSTNPCLIVYLIDQSGSMNEKFGNASHTKAIELANAINDVIYEVGLRCISGGGELKNRFELAIIGYGKDGQNGVQSAWEGALTNKWVVSIKNIFDYPLVVENDKPIWIKPYSNGATPMTKAFENARRLCTDWIQWGNHRDCHPPIIINITDGEATDAGNGFNFLRNEIEQIKALSTNYGTVNILNIHISSRIGDRILFPTELRDNNDKFAQLLFETATPLNENMIRLAQNRGYNLQSNARGYIFNGNATDLINFLNIGSNPV, from the coding sequence ATGTTTGACCTTCGTAATTTAACTATAAGTAGTACAAACCCCTGTTTAATAGTCTATCTAATAGACCAAAGTGGTTCGATGAATGAAAAATTTGGGAACGCTTCTCACACCAAAGCAATTGAACTCGCCAATGCTATCAATGATGTAATATATGAAGTTGGACTTCGATGTATTAGTGGTGGTGGAGAATTAAAAAACCGATTTGAGTTAGCTATTATCGGATATGGAAAAGATGGACAAAATGGGGTACAGTCCGCATGGGAAGGGGCTTTGACCAATAAATGGGTAGTGTCTATTAAAAATATTTTTGATTATCCACTAGTTGTCGAAAATGACAAACCTATATGGATAAAACCTTACTCCAATGGCGCAACCCCAATGACAAAAGCATTTGAAAATGCAAGGAGACTTTGTACGGACTGGATACAATGGGGTAATCACAGAGATTGTCATCCTCCTATAATTATCAATATCACTGATGGGGAGGCTACTGATGCAGGTAATGGCTTTAATTTCCTAAGAAATGAAATAGAGCAAATAAAAGCCTTATCCACCAATTATGGTACGGTCAATATCTTAAACATTCATATCTCATCAAGAATAGGTGATAGAATTCTGTTTCCGACTGAATTGAGAGACAATAATGATAAGTTTGCTCAATTACTTTTTGAAACAGCTACTCCTCTCAATGAAAATATGATTCGGCTTGCTCAGAACAGAGGTTACAATCTTCAGTCAAATGCAAGAGGATATATTTTCAACGGTAATGCTACCGATTTAATCAATTTCTTAAATATCGGTTCTAACCCAGTGTAA
- a CDS encoding DUF805 domain-containing protein — protein sequence MFNAPFSFEGRIRRTEYGLSVIIYSTIYGILSAIISPSNSGSGGAEVILLILIIPMLWFFCAQGAKRCHDIGNSGWMQLIPFYGLWLIFQDGESGTNQYGPNPKSIQTSNTSSSQPNPTDGGYQGGYSGGHNNQGNISQQNPSNNTNTGEYKSGDLYN from the coding sequence ATGTTCAATGCTCCATTTTCCTTTGAAGGTCGTATTCGAAGAACAGAATACGGATTGAGTGTAATTATCTATTCAACAATATATGGCATTTTAAGTGCGATAATTTCACCATCTAATAGCGGGAGCGGTGGAGCGGAGGTAATACTTCTCATTCTTATAATCCCAATGCTTTGGTTTTTTTGTGCACAAGGAGCAAAAAGATGCCATGATATTGGTAATAGTGGTTGGATGCAATTAATTCCATTTTATGGATTGTGGTTGATTTTTCAAGATGGCGAATCTGGGACAAATCAATATGGCCCTAATCCCAAAAGTATTCAAACAAGCAATACATCATCTTCACAGCCAAATCCAACAGATGGAGGGTATCAAGGAGGCTATAGTGGCGGACATAACAATCAAGGCAACATCAGCCAACAAAATCCATCCAATAACACCAATACAGGAGAATATAAGAGTGGTGATTTATATAATTAA
- a CDS encoding phage antirepressor KilAC domain-containing protein, translating to MKIKLKELLKDSYSMKETAELLGFKNRAMMFSFLRRYNIINGSLPAREFLIMEYFDVQNYKIRNRKGECFKAVPLIRVTQAGVKFIEDLHHLLTKDQYAPHFTQK from the coding sequence ATGAAAATTAAACTTAAAGAGCTATTGAAAGACTCATATTCGATGAAAGAAACAGCGGAGCTATTAGGTTTCAAAAATAGGGCAATGATGTTTAGCTTTTTACGGAGGTACAATATCATTAATGGGTCATTACCTGCTCGTGAATTTTTAATTATGGAGTATTTTGACGTCCAGAACTATAAAATTAGAAATAGGAAAGGGGAATGCTTTAAGGCTGTTCCACTAATTAGAGTTACTCAGGCAGGAGTGAAATTCATAGAAGATTTACACCACTTATTAACAAAAGACCAGTATGCACCACATTTTACCCAAAAATAA
- a CDS encoding helix-turn-helix domain-containing protein yields MTSNIRLISPSELESLIVQAVNQAFNAYVYIRNKDDALNSSPELMGTAQAAVFLNISEATLYKYTSMRLIPFKKRSQKLYFSKKDLLQWLEVGPNPL; encoded by the coding sequence ATGACAAGTAATATAAGATTAATCTCCCCTTCAGAGCTGGAATCGCTCATTGTACAAGCCGTCAACCAAGCGTTCAACGCTTATGTTTACATTCGGAACAAAGATGATGCTCTAAATTCCTCTCCCGAGCTTATGGGCACTGCTCAAGCTGCTGTTTTTCTAAATATCTCAGAGGCTACTCTTTACAAATACACCAGTATGAGGCTTATCCCATTCAAAAAAAGAAGCCAGAAGTTGTATTTTTCAAAGAAAGACCTTCTGCAATGGCTTGAAGTAGGCCCCAACCCCCTGTAA
- a CDS encoding tyrosine-type recombinase/integrase, giving the protein MKAHTPTAEVVLDNRKAKQDGTYPLKLRVTFNRIRKYYNVALPSLSEADFKKLDSSKLRDPFLKDVKVNITATVSKAQSIFTQLSPFSFDDFEKLFFPKEEGANPANVYSTIELYVKKLREEGRVGTASSYECTLNSLQNFKKKLRFEDITPDFLNSYERWMLTNGKSSTTVGIYLRSLRTIFNQAIEKGLIGREKYPFKKSKYQIPAGQNIKKALTMNELKKIFEYEALPDSMEAKAKDLWMFSYLCNGINIKDICRLKFSNLDGDRLVFYRAKTENTKKSNQKPIVVYLGADAKVIIAKWGIPDQLPNNYIFPILHPNITPERERALVKDLTKQINKYMKRIVEKLGISKPVTTYAARHSFSTVLKRSGAPIEYISESLGHNSLKTTEHYLDSFEDDVKKKYSNLLTLFKEN; this is encoded by the coding sequence ATGAAAGCACATACTCCTACGGCAGAAGTTGTATTGGATAACAGAAAAGCCAAGCAAGATGGCACATACCCCCTAAAATTGAGAGTTACCTTCAATAGAATAAGGAAGTATTACAATGTAGCATTGCCCTCATTAAGTGAAGCAGATTTCAAGAAACTTGACTCCTCCAAGTTGCGTGACCCATTTCTAAAAGATGTCAAAGTCAATATCACTGCCACAGTATCTAAAGCCCAAAGTATCTTTACCCAACTAAGCCCCTTTTCCTTTGATGACTTTGAAAAGCTATTTTTCCCAAAAGAGGAAGGTGCAAATCCTGCCAATGTTTATTCTACCATTGAATTATATGTCAAAAAATTAAGGGAAGAAGGCAGAGTTGGTACAGCCAGTTCCTATGAGTGTACCCTGAATTCACTTCAAAATTTCAAAAAGAAACTTAGGTTTGAGGATATAACTCCAGACTTTCTCAATAGTTATGAAAGATGGATGCTGACCAATGGTAAATCTTCTACAACAGTGGGTATATACTTACGCAGTTTAAGAACCATTTTTAACCAAGCAATTGAAAAAGGGCTGATTGGAAGAGAAAAATATCCCTTCAAAAAATCAAAATATCAGATACCGGCTGGGCAGAATATCAAAAAAGCACTCACCATGAATGAGTTAAAGAAGATTTTTGAGTATGAAGCCCTTCCTGACAGTATGGAAGCCAAGGCAAAAGACCTTTGGATGTTCTCCTACTTATGTAATGGTATCAACATTAAGGATATTTGCAGGCTAAAATTCTCAAACTTGGATGGTGATAGATTGGTGTTTTACAGGGCTAAAACTGAAAATACCAAAAAGAGCAACCAAAAGCCCATTGTTGTTTATTTGGGTGCAGATGCCAAAGTGATTATTGCCAAATGGGGTATTCCTGACCAATTGCCGAATAATTACATTTTCCCTATTTTGCATCCCAACATTACCCCTGAGAGGGAAAGAGCATTGGTCAAAGATCTGACAAAGCAGATCAATAAATACATGAAGCGTATAGTGGAGAAATTAGGTATAAGTAAACCTGTAACTACTTATGCTGCAAGGCATAGCTTTTCGACTGTACTTAAACGCAGTGGGGCTCCTATTGAGTATATTTCTGAGAGTTTGGGGCATAACAGCCTCAAAACCACAGAACATTACCTTGATAGCTTTGAAGATGATGTAAAAAAGAAGTACTCTAATCTGTTAACGCTATTTAAAGAAAATTAA
- a CDS encoding response regulator → MTPLPLRLLLADDDADDRLFFREALDQIPVAVELTTVTNGQQLIEWLQEHQGDLPHLIFLDLNMPRKNGHECLTEIKLMPQWQSLPIIIFSTSIYPVQVDELYHKGAQYYIQKPTDFKKLTRVIEQLLLMSEEQRQVQPAKKDFILCRER, encoded by the coding sequence ATGACTCCTCTACCGTTACGTCTTTTACTGGCTGATGACGATGCCGACGATCGTTTATTCTTTCGGGAAGCGCTGGACCAAATTCCCGTTGCCGTTGAGCTTACCACGGTCACAAACGGGCAACAGCTCATCGAGTGGCTGCAAGAACATCAAGGCGACCTCCCCCACCTGATTTTTTTAGACCTAAATATGCCCCGAAAAAACGGGCATGAATGCTTAACGGAAATCAAGCTAATGCCTCAATGGCAATCCCTACCCATCATTATCTTCTCGACTTCGATATACCCCGTGCAGGTAGACGAACTGTATCATAAAGGGGCACAATATTACATTCAGAAGCCAACCGATTTTAAGAAGCTGACGCGGGTGATTGAGCAGTTGCTTCTCATGTCGGAAGAACAAAGGCAGGTACAGCCCGCCAAAAAGGATTTTATTTTATGCAGAGAAAGATAA